In Bradyrhizobium erythrophlei, a single genomic region encodes these proteins:
- a CDS encoding alpha/beta fold hydrolase has translation MTAMRPTGGNVSTNGTRTHVLRYRGPGAPLLLVPGITSPAITWGFVAERLAQVFDTFVVDVRGRGLSSSGPGLDYGLDAMADDLSTLIAALKVENVTVLGHSMGARIAIRAAVRDASSMARLVLVDPPVSGPGRRPYPAKLSWYLDSIRLAVEGMDADAMRAFCPTWSEEQLGLRAEWLHTCFEPAIVAAFEGFHTDDIHKDLRQLALPVALMIAGRGGVIEAADEAEIAALNPAIRTTRVSDAGHMIPWDDFDGFFQALDVLLGTSFGRSAA, from the coding sequence ATGACGGCGATGCGGCCCACCGGCGGGAACGTCAGCACGAATGGCACCCGCACACATGTCCTCAGGTACCGCGGCCCAGGTGCGCCGCTGCTGCTCGTGCCCGGCATCACCAGCCCCGCGATCACCTGGGGTTTTGTCGCGGAGCGCCTGGCGCAGGTCTTCGACACCTTTGTCGTGGACGTTCGCGGCCGCGGTCTCTCGTCCAGCGGGCCCGGTCTCGACTACGGTCTCGATGCCATGGCGGACGATCTCTCGACCCTGATTGCGGCACTGAAGGTCGAAAACGTCACCGTTCTCGGACACTCGATGGGAGCGCGGATCGCGATCCGTGCCGCCGTCAGGGACGCGAGCAGTATGGCCCGTCTCGTTCTTGTCGATCCACCCGTCTCCGGTCCTGGACGTCGGCCGTACCCGGCCAAGCTCTCTTGGTATCTCGACTCGATCAGGCTTGCGGTTGAAGGGATGGACGCCGACGCCATGCGTGCGTTCTGCCCGACCTGGTCCGAGGAGCAACTTGGGCTCCGCGCAGAGTGGCTCCACACCTGCTTCGAACCGGCCATCGTTGCCGCCTTCGAGGGCTTTCACACCGACGACATCCACAAGGATCTGCGGCAACTCGCCCTGCCGGTCGCGCTGATGATCGCAGGCCGTGGCGGCGTGATCGAGGCTGCGGACGAGGCCGAGATCGCCGCGCTTAACCCGGCAATTCGCACGACGCGTGTTTCCGATGCCGGTCACATGATCCCGTGGGACGATTTCGACGGCTTCTTTCAGGCTCTCGACGTCCTTCTGGGAACCTCGTTTGGGAGAAGCGCTGCATGA
- a CDS encoding maleate cis-trans isomerase family protein: protein MTTKTYRIGQIVPSSNVTMETEIPAMLAARQLIKPERFVFHSARMRMKHVTKEELAAMDGQSDRCALELSDARVDVLGYACLVAIMSMGPGYHRESRSRLESVTAANGAPAPVITSAGALVEALEVMKAKRIAVVAPYMKPLTKLVIDYIEAEGVEVVTHKALEISDNLKVAEHDPARLPGIVAGLDTSNVDAIVLSACVQMPSLASVAKVEALTGKPTLTAAIATTYMMLKALDLEPVAPGAGALLSGAY from the coding sequence ATGACGACGAAGACTTACCGGATCGGCCAGATCGTGCCGAGCTCCAACGTCACCATGGAGACCGAGATTCCGGCGATGCTGGCGGCCCGTCAGCTCATCAAGCCCGAACGTTTCGTTTTCCATTCGGCGCGCATGCGGATGAAGCACGTAACGAAAGAGGAGCTCGCCGCGATGGACGGTCAGTCCGACCGTTGCGCGTTGGAGCTCTCGGATGCGCGTGTCGATGTCCTCGGCTACGCCTGCCTCGTCGCGATAATGTCGATGGGCCCCGGCTATCATCGCGAAAGCCGGTCGCGACTGGAGAGCGTAACGGCCGCCAACGGCGCGCCGGCGCCAGTAATCACCAGCGCGGGCGCTCTGGTCGAGGCACTGGAGGTGATGAAGGCGAAGCGCATCGCCGTTGTCGCGCCTTATATGAAACCGCTGACCAAGCTCGTGATCGACTATATCGAGGCCGAGGGCGTCGAGGTCGTGACGCACAAGGCACTGGAGATCTCCGACAACCTCAAGGTCGCCGAGCACGATCCGGCCAGGTTGCCGGGCATCGTCGCCGGACTCGATACATCGAACGTTGACGCCATCGTGCTTTCGGCCTGTGTCCAGATGCCTTCGCTGGCGAGCGTCGCGAAGGTCGAGGCCCTGACAGGCAAGCCGACCTTAACTGCGGCCATCGCCACCACCTACATGATGCTGAAGGCGCTCGACCTCGAGCCGGTCGCGCCCGGTGCGGGCGCGCTCCTCTCCGGCGCGTACTGA
- a CDS encoding leucyl aminopeptidase, with protein MDQFSFTEICLHQLKMSGVHEGEKLVVLTQGNERLDYADAFMAAGQRLGAKMYHMRLPVAPPAAGWAVGKTGLAALPDAVEALKAADMLIDCIFLLFSPEQMAIQAAGTRILTAVEPPALLARMLPNKELRERVEIAGQILSKAKVMRITSPHGTDVTYKLNTYPAVTEYACTDQPGRWDHWPSGFVFTGGDDDGVDGTIVVAPGDILLPQNLYVRDPITYRIEKGWITDIRGGLDAELVKSYMAGFNDPRGMGMSHVGWGLNPDAKWHGMVPGEFPGGMGMEPRSFYGNVMFSTGPNNELGGPNDTACHLDIPMRGCSLFLDDEPIVLDGDIAVEEMKVADR; from the coding sequence ATGGACCAGTTCAGCTTTACCGAGATCTGCCTGCATCAGCTGAAGATGTCGGGTGTCCATGAAGGCGAGAAGCTCGTGGTTCTCACTCAGGGCAATGAGCGTCTCGACTACGCTGACGCTTTCATGGCCGCCGGTCAGCGCCTCGGCGCGAAGATGTATCACATGCGGCTGCCGGTCGCGCCGCCTGCCGCCGGCTGGGCGGTAGGCAAGACCGGCCTCGCGGCGTTGCCCGACGCGGTCGAGGCGCTAAAGGCCGCTGACATGCTGATCGATTGCATCTTCCTGCTATTCTCGCCCGAACAGATGGCGATCCAGGCCGCAGGCACCCGCATCCTGACGGCCGTCGAGCCACCGGCGCTCCTGGCCCGAATGCTGCCAAACAAGGAGCTTCGCGAAAGAGTAGAGATCGCCGGTCAGATCCTGTCGAAGGCAAAAGTGATGCGCATCACCTCGCCGCACGGCACCGACGTTACCTACAAGCTCAATACCTATCCCGCAGTGACCGAATACGCTTGCACCGATCAGCCGGGCCGCTGGGACCATTGGCCTTCAGGTTTCGTATTTACCGGCGGAGACGATGACGGCGTGGATGGCACGATCGTGGTCGCGCCAGGCGACATTCTGCTGCCGCAGAATCTCTATGTGCGCGATCCGATCACATATCGGATTGAGAAGGGCTGGATCACCGACATTCGCGGCGGCCTCGATGCCGAGCTGGTCAAATCCTACATGGCCGGCTTCAACGACCCACGCGGGATGGGCATGAGTCATGTCGGCTGGGGCCTAAACCCCGACGCGAAATGGCACGGCATGGTGCCAGGGGAGTTCCCCGGCGGAATGGGCATGGAGCCGCGCTCGTTTTACGGCAACGTGATGTTCTCTACCGGTCCGAACAACGAACTCGGCGGCCCGAACGATACGGCCTGCCATCTCGACATTCCCATGCGGGGCTGTTCGCTCTTTCTTGACGACGAGCCGATCGTTCTCGACGGTGATATCGCGGTGGAAGAAATGAAGGTGGCAGATCGCTGA
- a CDS encoding N-carbamoylsarcosine amidohydrolase: MSAAAAENYRGVWGKRIGFGLRPAILVIDFMKAYTTPNAALFAPGVIEAVARTPLLLDAAHRKGIPVVHTHILYRASDYLDGGVWLKKSPVMAALVPDSPLAEFCDGVEPAPGELVITKQYASAFFGTSLAPTLHSQGIDTVVLSGCSTSGCIRASAVDAVQHGFRTIVVRDCVGDRHEGPHEANLFDIDAKYGDVLSLDETLAHLRRLTP; this comes from the coding sequence ATGAGCGCGGCTGCGGCGGAGAACTACCGAGGCGTCTGGGGCAAGCGCATCGGCTTCGGCTTGAGGCCCGCGATCCTCGTCATCGATTTCATGAAGGCCTACACCACGCCAAACGCTGCGCTCTTCGCGCCCGGCGTGATCGAAGCGGTCGCACGGACGCCGCTGCTTCTCGATGCGGCGCATCGTAAAGGCATCCCCGTCGTCCACACCCACATCCTCTATCGTGCGTCGGACTACCTCGATGGCGGCGTTTGGCTGAAAAAGTCGCCGGTGATGGCTGCTTTGGTGCCAGACAGCCCGCTCGCCGAGTTCTGTGACGGTGTCGAGCCGGCGCCTGGCGAACTTGTCATCACCAAGCAGTATGCCAGCGCATTCTTCGGCACCAGCCTTGCGCCAACGCTTCATTCGCAAGGAATTGACACCGTTGTTCTCAGCGGATGCTCGACGAGCGGTTGCATCCGCGCGAGCGCCGTCGATGCGGTTCAGCACGGGTTTCGCACAATCGTCGTGCGGGACTGCGTCGGCGATCGCCATGAGGGGCCGCACGAGGCCAACCTGTTCGATATCGACGCCAAATATGGAGACGTTTTGTCTCTCGACGAGACTCTCGCCCATCTGAGGCGCCTCACTCCGTGA